In uncultured Bacteroides sp., one genomic interval encodes:
- the thiD gene encoding bifunctional hydroxymethylpyrimidine kinase/phosphomethylpyrimidine kinase — translation MSKQYKRVLTIAGSDPSGGAGIQADIKTISACGCYAMSAITAIVDENTFEVKGVHPIPASFVRGQIESVLSDIGADAVKIGMLHSSELILAVKEALAPYNIRNIVLDPVMVATAGDDLLKQEAVRILQHELIPLTRIITPNIPEAEVLSGQKIESKEDMLAVIKSLSCNNKVSVLLKAGHLSDNELTDIFYNAETGEALELKASRIASRNTHGTGCTLSSAVASFLAHGFSLDDSVRKAKEYMNQAILHGAGYEIGKGHGPVHHFFSFWK, via the coding sequence ATGTCGAAACAATATAAGAGAGTCTTAACCATTGCTGGAAGTGATCCAAGTGGAGGCGCAGGTATTCAGGCAGATATAAAAACAATATCGGCATGCGGCTGCTATGCCATGTCGGCCATTACGGCTATAGTAGACGAGAATACTTTTGAGGTGAAGGGAGTACATCCTATACCTGCCTCTTTCGTGAGAGGACAAATAGAATCTGTTCTTAGTGATATTGGTGCCGATGCTGTAAAGATAGGAATGCTTCACTCTTCAGAACTGATATTGGCGGTAAAGGAAGCATTAGCTCCCTATAATATCCGTAACATAGTGCTCGATCCGGTGATGGTTGCAACCGCTGGTGATGATTTACTAAAACAGGAGGCTGTCCGTATTCTACAGCATGAATTAATTCCGCTAACAAGAATCATCACTCCCAATATCCCTGAAGCTGAGGTTTTATCCGGACAGAAAATAGAAAGCAAGGAAGATATGCTGGCGGTTATAAAGAGTCTTTCATGCAACAATAAGGTTTCGGTGCTACTAAAAGCGGGACATCTATCCGATAATGAGCTTACTGATATCTTTTACAATGCTGAAACGGGGGAGGCTCTTGAACTAAAAGCGTCAAGAATAGCATCGCGAAACACACACGGAACGGGGTGTACATTATCCTCGGCCGTAGCTTCTTTTCTGGCTCATGGCTTCTCTTTGGATGATTCCGTGAGAAAGGCAAAGGAATATATGAATCAGGCCATATTGCATGGAGCCGGTTATGAGATAGGAAAGGGGCATGGTCCGGTTCATCACTTCTTCTCTTTCTGGAAATAG
- a CDS encoding thiamine phosphate synthase has product MNAIKFQFITHFTDHYSYFDSAKLALEGGCRWIQLRIKDAPAEVVEAEAVRIMQLCKEYGATFIIDDHVELVKKLGADGVHLGKNDMSISNARKILGKDFIIGGTANTFDDVCMHVNSGADYIGMGPFRYTTTKKNLSPVLGLQGYKGILGQMAAKGISVPVVAIGGITADDIEDVMQTGVSGIALSGTILRATDPVSEARQILQKIDNNNTY; this is encoded by the coding sequence ATGAATGCAATAAAATTTCAATTCATCACTCATTTCACCGACCACTACTCTTATTTCGACTCTGCCAAACTGGCTCTTGAAGGCGGTTGCCGATGGATTCAGCTACGCATAAAGGATGCACCTGCCGAGGTTGTTGAGGCTGAGGCTGTCCGCATAATGCAATTATGCAAGGAATACGGCGCTACTTTCATTATTGACGACCATGTGGAGCTGGTGAAAAAACTGGGAGCCGATGGAGTGCATCTGGGAAAGAATGATATGTCCATTTCCAATGCCAGAAAGATTCTGGGCAAGGACTTCATTATTGGCGGCACAGCAAATACGTTTGATGATGTATGCATGCACGTGAATTCAGGAGCCGATTACATTGGGATGGGACCTTTCAGGTACACAACCACCAAAAAGAACCTTAGTCCGGTACTGGGATTGCAGGGGTACAAAGGCATACTCGGCCAGATGGCAGCAAAGGGAATATCAGTACCTGTTGTAGCTATTGGCGGTATTACGGCTGATGACATAGAAGATGTGATGCAGACCGGCGTATCGGGTATCGCACTCTCGGGTACTATCCTAAGGGCAACAGATCCGGTGAGTGAAGCCAGACAGATTCTTCAAAAAATAGACAACAATAACACTTATTAG
- a CDS encoding alpha/beta fold hydrolase, with amino-acid sequence MKTRTLFLFLLVWNFLSVCAQEIAGDWNGKLEVQGTKLTLVFHFNCNNGLYTGTMDSPDQSAKGIPITSVTFKDSLLNVTLTPLQAEYSGKWDGKSLKGTFKQMGMSFPLDLEKGALKRNRPQEPKAPFPYNVEDVTFLNAKDGISLAGTLTFPKGKVNSKYPAVVMITGSGAENRDEEIFDHKPFWIIADYLTRKGIAVLRFDDRGFGKSGGVYKGATSADFAKDVEAAVAYLRTRKDINKKKIGLMGHSEGGIIAPMVASTDKKIAFIILLAGPGLSGEKILIQQGGDLLGDSYSEETKQALAKIHKGSADILRQYPGESARSQLQKFYKEKEQDICSILKFDTKQGDVFINSMITRFMDPWFRSFLFTNPADYLVKVKCPVLALNGTKDRQVRAEENLDGIIQALNKGGNRNVETVSIYPLNHLFQECKTGMPAEYGVIEETFSPKALDKIWDWYSRKIK; translated from the coding sequence ATGAAGACAAGAACCTTATTCCTTTTTTTGTTAGTATGGAATTTTCTCAGCGTCTGTGCACAGGAGATAGCAGGAGACTGGAACGGCAAACTTGAAGTTCAGGGAACCAAACTGACTTTAGTTTTTCATTTTAATTGTAATAATGGTTTGTATACAGGAACTATGGATAGTCCGGATCAGTCGGCAAAAGGAATTCCAATAACAAGTGTTACGTTTAAAGATTCACTGCTAAATGTTACCTTAACTCCGCTACAAGCTGAATATTCGGGTAAATGGGATGGTAAGTCCTTAAAAGGAACATTTAAACAGATGGGCATGTCTTTCCCTTTAGATCTTGAAAAGGGAGCGCTAAAAAGAAATCGTCCACAAGAACCAAAGGCACCGTTTCCTTATAACGTAGAGGATGTAACATTCCTAAATGCAAAAGATGGTATTTCGTTAGCAGGAACGTTGACCTTTCCAAAGGGAAAAGTGAATAGCAAGTATCCGGCTGTAGTTATGATTACAGGCAGTGGAGCCGAGAATCGTGATGAAGAGATATTTGATCATAAACCTTTCTGGATTATAGCAGATTACCTTACCCGTAAAGGCATAGCCGTGCTACGCTTTGATGACCGTGGGTTTGGAAAGTCGGGTGGTGTATATAAAGGTGCTACATCTGCCGATTTTGCTAAGGATGTTGAGGCTGCAGTTGCTTATCTAAGAACACGAAAAGATATCAATAAAAAGAAGATAGGATTGATGGGGCATAGCGAAGGAGGTATTATTGCTCCAATGGTTGCTTCCACCGATAAGAAGATTGCCTTTATTATTTTATTGGCCGGACCGGGTTTATCTGGTGAAAAGATTCTGATTCAACAAGGTGGAGATTTACTTGGAGACTCTTATTCAGAAGAAACTAAGCAAGCTTTAGCAAAGATCCATAAAGGAAGTGCCGATATATTGCGTCAATATCCCGGAGAAAGTGCCCGTTCTCAATTACAGAAGTTTTATAAAGAAAAGGAACAAGATATTTGTTCTATTCTTAAATTTGACACAAAACAGGGAGATGTCTTCATCAATAGTATGATTACTCGTTTTATGGATCCCTGGTTCCGTTCTTTCTTATTTACCAATCCGGCTGATTATTTAGTAAAGGTGAAATGCCCTGTATTAGCTTTGAATGGAACAAAAGACAGACAGGTTCGTGCAGAAGAGAATCTGGATGGAATAATACAAGCATTGAATAAAGGTGGAAACAGAAATGTTGAAACTGTCAGCATATATCCGTTGAATCATCTTTTTCAGGAATGCAAAACGGGAATGCCTGCAGAGTATGGAGTGATAGAAGAGACTTTCTCTCCCAAAGCACTTGATAAAATTTGGGATTGGTATTCAAGAAAAATAAAATGA
- the thiS gene encoding sulfur carrier protein ThiS, with product MKVQVNNKETELQSQSSIKQMALSMDLPKAGVAIAVNNKMVPRTEWDQFILNENDQIVIIKAACGG from the coding sequence ATGAAAGTTCAAGTAAACAACAAGGAGACAGAGCTTCAATCGCAGTCTTCAATCAAGCAAATGGCTTTATCAATGGATCTTCCCAAGGCGGGTGTGGCAATTGCCGTGAACAACAAAATGGTTCCACGCACGGAATGGGATCAGTTCATCCTGAACGAGAATGATCAAATTGTGATAATCAAAGCTGCTTGTGGAGGATGA
- the thiC gene encoding phosphomethylpyrimidine synthase ThiC produces the protein MKSEITRTPFPNSEKIYVDGVIHPIKVAMRKVKLTDTVKIVNGERVFHKNDDVVIYDTSGPFTDPSVHIDLQKGLPRLRESWIKERGDVEQLSDISSEYGRMRRADKSLDALRFEHIALPYRAKAGKQISQMYYAKQGIITPEMEYVAIRENQNNEALGIESHITPEFVCREVAEGRAVIPANINHPEAEPMIIGKNFLVKINTNIGNSATSSGIEEEVEKAVWSCRWGGDTLMDLSTGANIHETREWIIRNCPVPVGTVPIYQALEKVDGKVEGLTWEIYKDTLIEQCEQGVDYFTIHAGIRLHNVHLSQKRLTGIVSRGGSIMSKWCLVHNQESFLYDHFDDICEILAQYDVAISLGDGLRPGSIHDANDEAQFAELDTLGELVQRAWKYNVQAFIEGPGHVPMHKIKENMERQISACHEAPFYTLGPLTTDIAPGYDHITSAIGGAQIAWLGTAMLCYVTPKEHLGLPDKEDVRVGVITYKIAAHAADLAKGHPGAQVRDNALSKARYDFRWKDQFNLSLDPERALEYFKQGAHEDGEYCTMCGPNFCAMRLSHDLNACAK, from the coding sequence ATGAAAAGTGAAATAACAAGAACTCCTTTCCCTAATTCCGAAAAAATATACGTAGATGGTGTAATTCATCCTATCAAGGTTGCCATGCGCAAAGTGAAACTGACCGATACTGTGAAAATAGTAAACGGTGAAAGGGTTTTCCATAAAAATGACGACGTGGTAATTTACGATACCAGTGGCCCATTTACTGATCCTTCCGTGCATATAGATCTGCAGAAAGGATTACCCAGATTGCGTGAATCGTGGATTAAAGAGCGTGGAGACGTGGAGCAACTCTCTGACATCAGCTCTGAATACGGACGCATGCGCCGTGCCGACAAGAGTCTGGACGCTTTACGATTCGAGCATATTGCTTTGCCTTACAGGGCAAAGGCCGGAAAGCAGATTTCTCAGATGTACTATGCCAAACAAGGCATCATTACTCCGGAAATGGAGTACGTAGCTATCCGTGAGAACCAGAACAACGAGGCATTGGGTATAGAATCACACATCACGCCTGAGTTTGTTTGCCGTGAAGTTGCCGAAGGACGTGCCGTAATTCCCGCAAACATCAACCACCCTGAGGCTGAGCCTATGATTATCGGGAAGAATTTCCTTGTGAAGATAAACACAAACATAGGAAACTCTGCCACATCTTCGGGTATTGAAGAGGAAGTGGAGAAGGCTGTATGGTCTTGTCGCTGGGGTGGAGATACGTTGATGGATCTTTCTACCGGAGCAAACATTCACGAAACGCGCGAATGGATTATCCGCAACTGTCCGGTTCCTGTTGGTACTGTGCCTATTTATCAGGCTTTGGAAAAGGTAGACGGCAAGGTGGAAGGCCTTACCTGGGAGATTTACAAGGATACGCTGATAGAGCAATGCGAACAAGGGGTGGATTACTTTACTATCCATGCCGGAATCAGGCTTCACAATGTGCATTTGTCACAGAAGCGTCTTACGGGAATCGTGTCTCGTGGTGGTTCCATCATGTCTAAATGGTGCCTGGTTCACAATCAGGAGAGCTTCCTTTACGATCATTTCGATGATATCTGCGAGATTCTTGCACAGTATGACGTGGCAATTTCACTGGGCGACGGACTCCGTCCGGGAAGCATTCACGATGCCAACGATGAGGCTCAGTTTGCCGAGCTGGATACATTAGGAGAACTGGTACAACGTGCATGGAAGTACAATGTACAAGCCTTTATTGAGGGACCGGGACATGTGCCTATGCACAAAATCAAAGAGAATATGGAACGACAGATTTCTGCATGCCACGAAGCTCCTTTCTACACGCTCGGTCCACTGACCACGGATATTGCTCCCGGCTATGATCATATAACAAGTGCCATTGGCGGAGCGCAGATTGCCTGGCTCGGTACAGCAATGCTTTGCTACGTTACACCGAAAGAGCATCTGGGATTGCCCGACAAGGAAGACGTGCGCGTTGGGGTGATTACCTACAAGATTGCTGCACATGCCGCCGATTTGGCCAAAGGTCACCCCGGAGCACAAGTGCGCGATAATGCGCTGAGCAAGGCTCGTTACGACTTCCGTTGGAAAGATCAGTTCAATCTTTCGCTTGATCCCGAGCGTGCATTGGAGTACTTTAAGCAAGGGGCTCACGAAGATGGTGAATACTGCACCATGTGTGGCCCTAACTTCTGCGCCATGCGCCTGTCTCACGACCTGAATGCTTGTGCTAAATAA
- a CDS encoding alpha/beta fold hydrolase has translation MRKGIISFLFIFCSLGIFAQDIVGDWNGVLNVQGTKLHLVFHFKNDNGAYKGTLDSPDQSVKGIPLTNVSFKDSLVNVQMTSMMIDYSGKWDGKAIKGTFKQAGMTFPLDLEAGEIVVNRSQEPKAPFPYQAEEVTFKNEKAGITFAGTLTYPKEKGIYPAVVLITGSGPQNRDEELFGHKPFLVIADYLTRHGIAVLRFDDRGTGKSGGAFKGATTTDFATDVQAAVNYLQGRTEINKKKIGLVGHSEGGIIAPIVASSDKNVSFIVLLAGPGVTGDKIIIQQTKDLAGDSMPEAEKEKLVKVPADCFKILSQYPGESARAELEKYFKNNNDSVFAYHKVPVDHQQDYINGMIKQFMDPWSRCFLFLDPVKYLTKVHCPVLALNGTKDRQVNADINLTEIRKALKIAGNKNFQTMSIIGLNHMFQECKTGMTSEYASIEQTFSPQALELIGKFISDVTK, from the coding sequence ATGAGAAAAGGAATTATTTCGTTTTTATTTATATTCTGTTCTTTAGGCATATTTGCTCAGGACATAGTAGGCGATTGGAATGGAGTGCTTAACGTTCAGGGGACGAAGTTGCACCTGGTATTCCATTTTAAAAACGATAACGGAGCGTATAAAGGAACTTTAGATAGTCCGGATCAATCAGTAAAAGGGATACCCCTCACGAATGTTTCCTTCAAAGACTCTCTGGTTAATGTGCAGATGACTTCCATGATGATTGATTATTCCGGCAAATGGGATGGGAAAGCAATTAAAGGTACATTTAAGCAAGCTGGGATGACTTTCCCTCTCGATCTTGAAGCCGGAGAAATTGTGGTAAACCGTTCGCAGGAGCCGAAAGCTCCTTTTCCTTACCAGGCTGAAGAGGTGACTTTCAAGAATGAGAAAGCTGGTATTACCTTTGCCGGAACCCTCACTTATCCAAAAGAAAAGGGCATATATCCGGCTGTGGTATTAATTACAGGCAGTGGTCCGCAGAACCGTGATGAAGAGCTCTTCGGGCATAAACCTTTTCTTGTTATTGCCGATTATCTTACCCGCCATGGTATAGCCGTTTTACGCTTCGACGACAGAGGTACAGGAAAATCAGGAGGTGCTTTTAAGGGAGCTACAACAACCGATTTTGCTACTGATGTGCAGGCTGCCGTTAATTATCTTCAGGGCAGAACAGAAATCAACAAAAAGAAGATTGGATTGGTAGGGCATAGCGAGGGAGGTATAATAGCTCCGATAGTTGCTTCTTCCGATAAGAATGTCTCTTTCATCGTATTACTTGCCGGACCGGGTGTTACGGGAGATAAGATCATAATACAGCAAACTAAAGACTTGGCCGGCGATTCTATGCCCGAAGCTGAAAAGGAGAAATTGGTTAAAGTTCCGGCTGATTGCTTTAAGATTCTGTCTCAATATCCCGGAGAATCTGCTCGTGCAGAGTTAGAAAAGTACTTTAAAAACAACAATGACAGTGTATTTGCTTATCATAAAGTTCCGGTAGATCATCAGCAGGATTATATAAATGGGATGATAAAACAATTTATGGATCCATGGTCTCGCTGTTTCCTCTTTTTAGATCCCGTAAAGTATCTCACTAAAGTGCATTGTCCGGTTCTGGCTCTGAATGGTACAAAAGACAGACAGGTTAATGCAGATATCAATCTTACTGAAATAAGGAAAGCGCTCAAAATAGCCGGAAACAAGAATTTCCAGACAATGAGTATTATAGGTTTGAATCACATGTTTCAGGAGTGTAAAACAGGAATGACTTCTGAGTATGCAAGTATTGAGCAGACTTTCTCTCCACAAGCACTTGAACTAATTGGAAAGTTTATTTCAGATGTTACAAAATAA
- a CDS encoding thiazole synthase, whose product MEKLIIAGREFSSRLFLGTGKFNSNQVMEEAILASESEIVTVAMKRIDLDNQEDDMLNHIKHPNIQLLPNTSGVRNAEEAVFAAQMAREAFGTNWLKLEIHPDPRYLLPDSVETLKATKELVKLGFVVLPYCQADPVLCKQLEEAGAATVMPLGAPIGTNKGLQTKDFIRIIIEQAGIPVVVDAGIGAPSHAAEAMEMGASAVLVNTAIAVAGNPVEMAKAFKLAVEAGRMAYEAQLATTGIIAQASSPLTSFLNV is encoded by the coding sequence ATGGAAAAATTAATAATTGCAGGAAGAGAATTCAGTTCCCGCCTGTTTCTGGGAACAGGAAAATTCAATTCAAACCAGGTGATGGAAGAGGCTATCCTGGCTTCTGAAAGTGAAATTGTAACCGTTGCCATGAAACGTATTGACCTGGACAATCAGGAAGACGACATGTTGAATCACATCAAACATCCTAATATTCAGCTATTGCCAAATACATCGGGAGTGAGAAATGCAGAGGAAGCTGTGTTCGCAGCTCAGATGGCACGAGAGGCTTTCGGTACAAACTGGCTGAAGCTGGAAATACATCCTGATCCACGCTATTTATTACCCGATTCTGTGGAAACACTCAAGGCTACCAAAGAGCTTGTAAAGCTTGGCTTTGTGGTGTTGCCTTATTGTCAGGCAGATCCAGTGCTATGCAAACAATTGGAAGAGGCCGGTGCTGCTACGGTTATGCCGTTGGGTGCTCCTATCGGTACCAATAAAGGGCTGCAGACCAAGGATTTTATCCGCATTATTATAGAACAAGCCGGAATTCCTGTAGTTGTAGATGCAGGTATTGGCGCACCAAGTCACGCCGCTGAGGCTATGGAGATGGGTGCTTCGGCAGTGCTTGTGAATACTGCTATTGCCGTTGCCGGTAATCCGGTAGAGATGGCTAAGGCATTTAAGCTGGCTGTGGAAGCCGGACGAATGGCTTACGAAGCCCAACTGGCTACAACGGGTATTATAGCCCAGGCAAGCAGTCCGCTAACCAGCTTTTTAAATGTATAA
- a CDS encoding HesA/MoeB/ThiF family protein translates to MRYDRQTILPEIGEEGQEKLRKASVLLVGVGGLGSPIALYLTAAGIGTLGIMDSDIVSLTNLQRQVLYTESELDEVKTECAHKRLSALNSEVSIHTYPYKLTKENAEEIISKYDLVVDGCDNFPTRYLINDTCVKLGKPYVYGAIFGLQGQVSVFNHKSEKTYRDLFPDEEEMLAMPPLSKGVMGVTPAVTGSIEASEVIKLICGYGELLDGKLWTIDLRTMESNIILL, encoded by the coding sequence ATGAGATACGACAGACAAACAATACTTCCCGAAATAGGCGAAGAAGGTCAGGAAAAGCTTAGAAAAGCGTCAGTTTTACTAGTAGGTGTAGGCGGCTTGGGCTCTCCAATCGCCCTTTATCTTACAGCAGCCGGAATAGGTACACTGGGGATAATGGATAGTGATATTGTGAGCCTTACCAATTTGCAACGGCAAGTGCTCTATACAGAAAGCGAGCTGGATGAAGTGAAAACTGAATGCGCCCATAAAAGATTGAGCGCTTTAAACAGTGAAGTAAGCATCCATACCTATCCATATAAGCTCACAAAAGAAAATGCAGAGGAGATTATCAGCAAATACGACTTGGTAGTAGACGGATGCGATAACTTTCCCACCCGATACTTAATCAACGATACCTGTGTAAAGCTTGGCAAGCCGTATGTGTACGGAGCAATATTCGGCTTGCAGGGACAAGTCTCGGTCTTCAATCACAAAAGCGAAAAGACATACCGCGATCTTTTCCCCGATGAAGAAGAGATGCTGGCCATGCCTCCCCTTTCCAAAGGCGTGATGGGCGTAACTCCGGCCGTAACAGGAAGCATAGAAGCATCGGAGGTCATAAAGCTAATCTGCGGATATGGCGAATTACTCGACGGTAAGCTGTGGACCATTGATTTACGCACAATGGAGAGTAACATTATCTTGTTATAA
- a CDS encoding GNAT family N-acetyltransferase, with protein sequence MVIRNIKEEDNKALANIIRTTLEEFGANHPGTVYYDDEINYLSEIFKADKSTYFVVWDEENNKVLGGGGIYPTKGLPQDTAELVKLYLLPETRGKGIGKQLIDKCLNYAKETGYSKVYLESMDELSGAVGLYERMGFSYLKAPLGNSGHCYCGIWMMKEI encoded by the coding sequence ATGGTAATCAGAAATATTAAGGAAGAGGATAATAAAGCTTTGGCAAATATTATTCGCACAACATTAGAGGAATTTGGTGCCAATCATCCGGGTACGGTCTATTATGACGATGAGATAAACTATTTAAGTGAAATCTTTAAAGCCGACAAAAGCACATACTTTGTGGTTTGGGACGAGGAAAACAATAAAGTGCTTGGTGGCGGAGGGATTTATCCCACAAAGGGTTTACCACAGGATACTGCAGAGCTGGTAAAGCTCTATCTGCTTCCCGAAACAAGAGGAAAGGGAATAGGTAAACAGCTAATAGACAAATGCCTGAATTACGCCAAAGAAACCGGTTACTCAAAAGTCTATCTAGAAAGCATGGACGAGCTAAGCGGAGCTGTTGGCTTGTATGAGCGAATGGGATTTTCGTACCTCAAAGCTCCTCTGGGAAACAGCGGGCATTGCTACTGTGGAATATGGATGATGAAGGAAATTTGA
- the thiH gene encoding 2-iminoacetate synthase ThiH: protein MFSDELAKISWEDSTRAIYSKTPADVERALGKEHLDVNDFMALISPAAEPYLEVMAQLSRQYTLQRFGKTISMFVPLYITNSCTNHCIYCGFQHNNPIARVILTEEEIVNEYKAIKKLAPFENLLLVTGENPAAAGVPYIESALQLAKPYFSNLQIEIMPLKTEEYERLTHSGLNGVICFQETYNKANYNIYHPKGMKSKFDWRVNGFDRMGQAGVHKIGMGVLIGLEEWRTDVTMMAHHLRYLQKNYWKTKYSVNFPRMRPSEGHFQPNVVMSDRELAQLTFAFRIFDHDVDISYSTRESAEMRNNMATLGVTTMSAESKTEPGGYYTYPQALEQFAINDSRTAVQVEKDLKQIGREPVWKDWDQAFDR from the coding sequence ATGTTTTCAGATGAATTAGCTAAAATTTCATGGGAAGACTCTACAAGAGCCATTTATTCAAAGACGCCCGCCGATGTGGAACGTGCGCTTGGCAAAGAACACTTAGATGTGAATGATTTCATGGCGTTAATTTCTCCGGCTGCCGAACCATACCTGGAGGTGATGGCTCAGCTGAGTCGCCAATATACCTTACAGCGTTTTGGCAAAACCATATCCATGTTTGTGCCGCTCTACATAACCAACTCGTGCACCAACCATTGCATCTACTGCGGATTCCAGCACAATAACCCCATTGCCCGTGTTATTCTCACAGAAGAGGAAATTGTGAACGAATATAAAGCAATCAAGAAGCTGGCTCCGTTTGAGAATCTTCTGCTGGTTACGGGAGAAAACCCGGCAGCCGCGGGAGTTCCGTATATAGAAAGCGCTCTTCAGCTTGCCAAACCTTATTTCTCCAATCTTCAAATAGAAATTATGCCGCTTAAAACGGAAGAATATGAACGCCTCACGCACTCGGGCCTCAACGGTGTTATCTGTTTTCAGGAGACTTATAACAAAGCGAACTACAACATTTACCATCCGAAAGGAATGAAATCGAAGTTCGACTGGAGGGTAAACGGATTCGATCGTATGGGACAAGCCGGAGTACATAAAATTGGCATGGGCGTGTTGATTGGTCTTGAGGAATGGCGTACGGATGTTACCATGATGGCTCACCACTTAAGGTATCTGCAAAAGAATTACTGGAAGACAAAGTACAGTGTAAACTTCCCGCGTATGCGTCCTTCGGAGGGCCATTTTCAGCCAAATGTAGTTATGAGCGACCGTGAACTGGCACAGCTCACTTTTGCTTTCCGAATCTTCGATCATGATGTGGACATCTCTTACTCAACCCGTGAGAGTGCAGAAATGCGCAATAACATGGCAACGCTTGGAGTAACAACAATGAGTGCCGAAAGTAAGACTGAACCGGGAGGTTACTACACCTATCCACAGGCGCTAGAGCAATTTGCCATCAATGACAGTCGCACAGCCGTGCAGGTTGAAAAGGACCTGAAACAGATAGGTCGGGAACCGGTTTGGAAGGACTGGGATCAGGCTTTTGATAGATAA